One Pomacea canaliculata isolate SZHN2017 linkage group LG1, ASM307304v1, whole genome shotgun sequence genomic window, agCGACATTTACTTGTGTTACTCATTCGTCAAATGTCATCAATGTTGCACTTAAAAATGACAATAGCTTCTTTCCTCAAAAACATAAAGTATATGTTTACATAAAGCACAAATCAGgatttgggggaaaaaaatcacatttatttacaattgtaAGATAATGTTCTCTGCATGCATACTGCCAAGCAACCATTTCTGTTTAATAAACTTACTCTTATGGCTCTGTTTAAAGCAGCTGAGTTTGCATACCTATATTGTTCAAACAAATGCATGGCTCTTCTGCTAATATCTGATGCTGTTAGCTACTTGTGTCATGGGTGATCAATTAGTCGTTTAGGCCTGGGACAATTTGACTTTTTAGTGTTGGGACAATGTGGTCTTACCTGGGATGAAATGGACATAGCTGGGACAATTTGATccattcaaacaattttttttaacacatcaTACTTGGTCTAGAAACGAAAATAAAAGAGGTTTAAACTGCTTCTGCTATAACAGCAAATAAGTAATGCTGCATgcaaaacagacaagaaaaaaacaaaccagaaaaaagtACGGTCAGCTTCACATGTAATTTACATGAATACTGACCTCTGCTAATTGCTTTCCGCCTGTAGAAGAGGTCAAAGATATATCGTGATTTCTGGTGGTGCAGCCTGAAGACTGGCCACAAGCCTTCCACCTTTCGTTTTCCTTCATGAGGTTCCGTTTCAGCtgtataaaattatgaaatgaccgattaaaaaaatgtgtgacatCGCTGGAATATGAACTTCTTTACTTACATAATTTCTTTAGTCAGTATTCCTCTCACTTATCTCAACGttcaacattttgtaaaattgtatcttagaaatattctttcattataatgatatttaattttacattttatacttcGTCTGATTTCCTTCACTGTTACTGCTAGACTTCACACAGACCTACATAAAATACGCATAATCAATGAAGCAATGATCGGAAAATATCTGGCATCACCGTGTCAATTGTGAGAGCATATAACTTTCACGTAGACAAATTGCTTTCGTGTTGTCGACagcaaaagacaataaagacgTATTTTAAGCGGAAGTTTTTCACCGTAATCTAgtgtaaatatacaaaacattaaCTTTCGAACCTTCTCTCATTTTCTGGTCCAGTTCATCCAGTGTGGGTTCTATAAGTTCCCATCCTTCCGGTGGAGgctttctacttctttttactttcggcattttttaaatagagacTGATTGCTTCGACCAAAGACAAAGTTCGTGGATATATCGTCGAATTTTATGGGAGGCAACCTACTCTTTTTAAGTAACTTCCGCTATGAGGTCTTATTAttccacaaacattttgaagaatctagtgaaaaatgtcaaatatttcattaacattttacaatatatagaaaatatttaatgattacataagttattattttaaaatattttacgcAAATTCGCAGAGTTCGGGAGCTAATAACTGCTCCCCTAAACCGTAGCATTTCTTCCTGTTAGCCAGTGAAACTGCAACATCCGTTACGTTGGAAAACTGAGGCAAAGTTCATTATACAAGTGCTAACAGAATGCCTCGCGGAGGTGAGTGTGTCAATATTAATGGTATGAATCATATACTTTCATAAAAGTTAAATAAGAAATTATGGTAGTATAACTTTTGTCAATCCCTTTATTGGGAGTCTCACATCTGTTGCAGAGGTTTTCAATTTACACGTGCTCCAAAAACGAATAAAAAGCTAAATCATTATATTATATCATCATAGTTTTATCCAGATACGCGTACATCcgatttttctttgattttccaCGATTTTGAGAGTTTTATAGAACTAAAGGTCAACTATGGCATTTCCAGTTGCATTTCACTATTATTATGTTCAGAGGGTTAGGATTTGggttaagttaaaaaaaaaaaaaatcaataaattttCAAATAGGCGGGTGTTTTTGTTCAAACAATGTATCGCTCTGTCGGTAATATTTGacgttaatagctacttgtgtcatcgGTGATCTATTCGTCTTTGGTTCCTGGGACTATTTCGCTTTTGGTGTTGGGACGATGTGGTCTTAGGACGATACGATAAGGACTTGATACAAAGTGATAGGGTCCCAAAAACATTCATATGCCGTGGCCTTACTCTACGACATCTAGAGGACTCCAGTAGCGGATCATATTTCCCTTATACTTCAACTGTCCACAGCAAGACCTTAACAGTGAGAATTTAAAGTACTCGGAGCTGGAAGGTTTACTGTAAGGTCCACACACCTGAACTCTTTAATAAAATTCCTCTGTTGATCTGTTTCCTGTAAGGTTATGAATATGTGATTTGCTAGATCTCTTTAAGCGTAAACACACATTTTGGGTCAAATACTAAACATTTGGGGCTATGTACCAGCATTAAGATGTTGAGGAAAACAAATGTGCATGTaaactttattaacttttagGGGGTGGACGTGGAAAGCGTAGCCACAAGGGACAGCGCCGTCAGTTCACAGAACCTGAGGATCTTAAAGCGCAGGCAGAAAAGGAGGAACGTGAACGGCAGTGGAGGGTAAGTGTAACagacatttcattttgaaaaatcagCTATTAGCTGCTCTCGTCTTCTTTTGGCACACTCCATAAACCAAGCTATAGGTTTCAGGCTTCTTGAAGTTTGGGATTAGGAGTTGGTGTGTAAGCCATGATTCATATATCATTGCAGAAGCAACGAGGTATAGAGAGTGATGAAGAACAGGAAGGTGAAGGAGCagcggatggcacaaaagaagaaactgcACCTCCTGCAGCAGTTGCCAAACCTGCCTCAGGTTCAGATTCATCAGAGTCAGAAAGCAGTGAGGAGGTAATGGTGCTGTTCTGCATAATCCCTCATGCAGTGGCCATATATTAACAAGCTgccatgttttcttgttcatttctAACTTTAGAAGACTTgtctgttcatttatttcattttttttttttttttataagataaAGTGGCCTTTTTGATCAGACACATTGTAATATGTAATGTAACTGTTAAGAAACGTATATGGCTGTCATGTATTAACAAATACCTTGGAGTGTTTTTAGTTATGGAACGCTGTGACTGAATGCCCAGTTAAGAAACACTTTGAGAATCCTttaatttattgtcattttattttactgtcacCAGTGTGATTATAGTAAGGGGTTGGGGTTGCATGTAATTGAAACAGGTTTCAAGACTTTAGACCTTGTTTCACTacaggatgaaggaggcaaagcAAAAGGTGTGGAACATCTGATAGAAGTAGAGAATCCAAACAGAGCTGGTGGGAAGCGTAACAAAAAAGTTTCGGAACTTGGTGATGCCACCACGACATTATCACGAAGAGAAAGGTAAGCTTTATATACATAGTGACTGGTTGTGTGTCTAGTAGGTCAGTGCAGCACAGGCTGTGCCATGGCCTGACACAAGTGAGTTCTTGGTGAAGAAAaagatgtcttttatttctatatatatattaaacaaaatgtaacttTTTGTTCCATGCCAAGGTCTTCAAATTTACATTCATTTGTGGATAGAGGCTTGATAACTTCTTAATTTAGGGTCTAGCAGAGAAACGGAATTGCccattgtaaaagatttttaggcctattcatttttcttttctgattttcttttaattcccATAGAGAAGAGCTTGAAAAACAGGAGGCACGTAGAAGGTACCAGCAGCTGCATATGGCAGGTAAAACTGATGAGGCACAAGCCGATCTAGCTCGACTTGCAATTATTCGTAAACAGCGTGAAGATGCCGCACGCAAGAAGGATGAAGAACGCAGaggtatgctttttttttatatctgatCTCAGTTTTTCCATGCTTTGCTCAGTTTTGTaattacatttacaaataataatattaatgatatttGGTAAAATACCACAAACCTTTGtttatgaaatgtatttgtaaCTGTCTCAAGTTCTGTTTACCTCATGTTTCACAAGCTTCTTTCCTTTAGCTTTCATTATTTAGAAAGTGCAGCTGTAAATGTAATTGATAAACATTAGACTGCTTGTTCTGTTACTAACCTTGGCTAAAACTAGGTTTATTCTACAGCCAAAGAGGAGGCAAAAGAAGTTGCTGCCAAAACAAAAGGCAAGTCTTGACGTAGTGTTTCCAATATCTGCACTGCCTTTGTACAGCATCACTACGACCTTTGGTGCTACAAGCTACCTATGTTTTTGACATCCTGGTGCTCTCCTTAAAGTCGGAGGGCAGCTGCAGCCACAGTTATATGCAGTTTGACTGTTAGCCTGTGATTGGTCGCTAGCATATTGGATTGGAGCCAGCAgtcatatttttgttctttgtattgGTTGTTGGAAGTTCGCTTTTTGCCCACTTcagtaaataaatgtcttgatgtccattaaaaaaaatatctgcaacACATAGGTAAGGTTTTAGGTTTCAATTAAcctgttatgtgtgtgtgatcttaTGGCAAAATACCAGATAATGAAattgcacttgattttttttccaggccAGTCAACATGAAAAGGTGTCTTGATAGCTTTTTATTATGTGAAAGGTCTCTTGGAAATCAGATTacatcttttgttgtttctcctCTCACCCAGCATTGGCTTGACACAGAAAGGTTTTTGCTACTCTGCATGTAATagctttgtttggtattttactGAAAtgggtgaaactgtcaacttttGCTTGTGTATGTTAAATTCCTCAGCAGGTTTTACCTATTCACAAATTAAATAGACTACATGTAGGAAGTTTAGGAAGCAAATAAAAAGGGGGGGGGTGGGTAGGTATTATTTATTCTCCCAGTctggcaccacaaatatttcattctgtACACTTTTTGTAGCTACtagtgtaaagaaaaaaagtatgtgtATTTAGAAGCTTAAAGAAGCCCCTTATCCTAGTTGACCAATTCTTTTTGCAATTTGAcgtcattgttttgtttttgttttttttttccaggatcATGGCAATGTAATTTTGCTAACCATTACATTTTACCTCTGTAccagttttacattttcatgatcattattataatgctttttctctttagttGTGGCAACACTAGTAAAACCCaagtaaactttattttgcttAACTACTGGGAAGTAATTTGGCTTTTCTCTCACTTTACCAGAAATCTGTCTCTGTTCCAGGCAGAAGAAAACATGTATTATGACTTCCGATCTTACATTCATTCTGTGAGTCCGTGtatggctttttatttttttaatacagatgTGACTTTTTCTAATACTATAGTGTTTTAGCTGGTCCTCAGGGAAAACAAAACTCATACTTAAAACAGGTGGTTGGTCTTATAACTTGGTCCTCCTTGTTTTGTACTGTGCAATAGATACTAATACAGCTGTAGTTCTGAAGCAgtgaatattcattttcttcagCTTACAGCTGGAGTTTGTTTTAGATTCATGGGGTGAGGGAAAACATGAACTTATTAAAAGTTATATTCTGTTGTAAGAGCACTGaggcataaaaaaataatgtccaTGATCCTTTTGGTTTGAtgttaaaatagtattttgacCACAGATCGGCTTTAATTTCTTCAaatcatttttctgttatttttactaGACttggatttgaaaaaaaggtttatatCTGTTTTTATCAAGTAAAAAGCTGTATATTTGCCATGATGTTACCAAATGTCAGGAGCATAGTTTTACATGGAGTATCCAACCAAACAGTTTGACATAAAGGAATATTACAGTGCTAGTATTCATATGCACATAGATGTAGGTTTGTTTGGTAAGTGGCAGTAAAATCCCTGGTAATTTGATCTCTTGGTCTAAAAAATGGGGAGGGTCCGAAAATTCCTGATGAACTGTACAATTTATGTACATTTACTACATTTTTTTGGGTTGGGGGTTTGTATGGCTGCTTTTAATGCCCCATCAACAGTTTCAAGTTTCTCTATTTGGCAAATTTGAATAGTGCTAGTTACTGAAATGACAAGAACACATGAATTGTTTTCATGTGTGATTTcatgacataaaatttctttatactGTCAGTTTTTTCCCTAGTTTTAAGAATACTCTTTGGTATAGGGTGGTCTGATTTGTGGAATGGAAATACTGTTCTTGGTCTCGGCGGGTTTACATCGCAGACCCTGTCCAAAGCATACAGTTCTAAGCTCATGTTAATTTTCTTCAGTTATGACAGATTTTCAAACcaatagtaaatttttttcttactttctccaGACTAAACTGATTCAGGAATagtttgcaaaatttttttgtgatgcaGCATAAATGAATCTTTATCAAACACAAGGCATTGTTCAGTTGTAAACTGCATTGGAGGGCAGGGGAGTAGGCAAGCAAATGAGCCCCTCTGCAACTACTAGATCattgtggatttttaaaaaaaaaaacattgttgcTGAAAGTCAAATAGTTCAGAGGTTCATCAAGAAATGGTATCAAGTATATTATACTGAGATTAGACATCTTTGTTGCTTACCATAAtcctttaaataaatgtttcagatTTATTGCCATTTCTAGTCAATTTGTGATAATATATGAACCAGAGATCTtgagactgatttttttaaatacaaatttagaGTAAAACTGCTGCTGGTTTTAGAATTAAAGCACAGTCACAAGGCATTGATACCAAAAGGTTCatcattgcattttttaatgtttgagaAAATTAAGAATCTcatttcttctgaaaaaaaaaattagcatctTTTAGATCAACTATATGCAGATCTACAAATATACATTAACCTTCAAGATTCAATACTGTGCGGTGAAAACAAGTCACCAGAATAACACCTCAAATATGATTTGTAAGATCAAAAGCATATAAATTTACTTATCTCACTCACCAAGCCATTAAATTTTTCAGATGCAAGCATCAACCGCATCTTAACaggtacaaataatttttttgcctCAGCTGATGCAAATGTACAGACcatttttatatgattttctGTGTTAAATGCCTTCTGCGTGTGTGGTTTTATATAAATCTATTATACCGGCAATGCATCAGCAACAGCTTGATTTACCTACTGACAAATTGGGTGTCTCACTAGCAACAGGGGAAGGGagcacaataaaaacattatacaTACATGCTGTACAATAACAAGGTCAACAATTTCATTGAGTTAAGGTCAACATCAAAGCATAGCCTAATCTAAATTCTTTTGTGCAGACATGCCattatttgtgtaaaatgtcCAACTGaatcttatttttcattcagtatTTTCacttagaaaatttttttttaatctgatgcCCTCATGATTcgtctcccccacccacccccaaaaaataccattctttattttgtctacAAAATATAAAGCTTTGTGTGTCAGGGCTACTTTGAACTGATGAGGTTTACAAAATTTATGCAATCTGCTGGCCTGGTGAAATTATATATCCTGAAAACCAGGTAGACGGGCAAATGCTTCACTTTCTGAAACAACAAGCAGACAACAGTTACTATGTTACAAAGAAATGCAAACTGCTTCAGCCTCTAGAATTATGCATTCACCCTTTACACCAAAATCACATTAATTTGCAAACAGTTAACATGATTTTCAAAAGACAATATGTCGAAAATTACTCCTGACAGATGGAAAATGTAACGTTGGGTCCAGAGAAAGTGAGGATGGAGGCTATTGGTATGATTTCAGGTTTTTTCCTTGTTGAGCTGTAATTTGTTCGACAAAATCAAGAGTTTACCAAGTGGTGGTGAACAGTCTATGGAGCTGGCAGGCTGGGCCAAAAGTCGAGCTGACAGTATCACTGCATACATATGTTACTGCAAGCCAGGGTGGAGAATCACTGCACCAAGTGGCTGGACAGGAGAGGCTatagtaaaaaagaaacatccCTATGTCAACTCACCGATGAGATGTTCTGATGGTGTGATGGGGCCATTGCCAAGCTTAACCTCAGCATTTTGAAGCCATGGCAAAGGTCTCCAAGCTAACCACTGTAATCAAACAATAAGTATATGCTATACAACTTCCAAAGTTCCTCAATGACTGTCAGCCATTACAGATCTATTTTAGTAATGAAATTAGCACATGCAAGTCTTTTGGGGAATACCTCATCTGTCATGCTGATATGTGTAGGTGATTGTGTGTATGAAGGGCAAAGATGCATTTGCATGTTTCATCCATCAAGCAACTGGCTTGAGTACATACAGCAagacaatccttatgctgctgtagttttttttttttttcatattacatCTGCCTGgccgtttcttttttttttcatcagttaactactaaaacgagacatgtttgtacaaagcttctggtttagtcacattctttgtttaaacttgccaagactaacagcggagacatttgcaagaggctaagcattggtcttggcagacagcaattcactaatacacatccatgatgaaAGTGATGCCAGAGATGTATTGCACAGATGTAAGGAAAACCCAGTAGTGAAAAGTGATGGTGTGTGCATACATcacatgaaataatttaaaatttagaaatggTCCCAGAATTTTATTCTGcattaaagaaataatcaaCTAGAAACCCAACAGTTATGGCAAACACATTATTCTTGCACAAAAGACTCCCCAGAGATTGCTCATTAACATTAATGCAGGCTGCATGTACACTTGATCTCTTGGTTCGTTTAATTACcaaaacaaatgtcatcagTAAAATCATTAACTTtgcacaaacaacaaaatctacCAGAAAATTGATCAACCTACCAAAATTATCAAATCTATTATCACTTTTTAACAATGCAGGCCATGCATACAATTGCGAAAATGACAAAGTACTGTGAAAATAATCATGTGCTAACCTTGCTTTATGCAGTTGAAATCTGAAAAACGATTTGCCAAGACACTTATAATGGTATTTTGTGCAATCAAAGGCGCTACATGAGTCTTCACCAACTCGAAACTTCACGCCATCATCGAACCCATTAGGTGGCGCTCTCATCGCAGAAAAACCCGTATGAACCATCTTGTAGTATTTACTATCTTTGGTGAAATGCTATGATAAAATTCTTTGAACTCTGCATTTCTCACTTTGGGTTACTAAAAAAGTAATGACCAAATTTCTCATACTATCATGAAAGTAGGCAATGCCTCATGAGTACATAACCAAAGCTCTCACATTCCATGAGATCAAGACATAATTGAGGTCTATGTGTGCTTTTgtagataaaaaatattttataagactTTTGTAACAAATTTTTGACAGCACTACATTACATTTATTTGCCAGCAGTTTATGACCTCTGACTTGGGTAGGCCCATAAAAGGTTTTGCTCACCTCAGAATTGTCCTCTGGTAACAATCCTGGAATGGGACAAGTCAGGGTTTTCACCTGCCTACCAAAGTGCAGTGATACCTCCAAACTGTAGTTACACTGAAGAGAGCAAAGAATAACCTTTTAGTACAGACATGAAACAAATCTAAGCAAGTAAATGGATCTTTAATCGCTCTCACAGGGTGTTTGATGGTGCAGCAGCTAAAGAacctgtcaccatgacaaaaAATCGGGTGTCATGGGTTCATATCTCCGTTCTGATGTATCTCAAGCTTGTGCAACTGTGTGGTGCTGGGGAAAGACATTATATAAATGTGTCATATTTATCATCACAACTGGAGGTGTGGCAAGAAGTCACCAAAGCAATGTACAAAGATATAGTTTTATGTTGGTCAGGAAACTGATGTTGCTCTGTATCCATACTTTGCGAGCTTATTTCTTGCTGCTGTTTcctagggctgtttattgatgcagagctctccatgtgcaaccatgttAGTTCTGTTGTGGCAAAATCctactttttgaggactttaggcAGACTACAGCCCATGCTTACTCAAGCTGCTGCcaactcacttgctgtggctaccatcacatcacaATTAGACTactgtaacagtgcattgtggaggtatacctgctactcagttggatcgactccaaagagttcaaaacacagctgccaggattgtcacccgtgcaaagtcgtccactgagcacatcacccctATGCTTCAttggctcccaatgaacaagcgcattgaccacaaagtactttcgattgctcagtcctgcatgtctaaaacggctcctgactatttgcaagagatagttcctccttaccagccgtcacgtagcctgcgctcaggctcccagtcacgcttctgtctccctgcagtggaagacaccaacaaaaagcgcactggagccagggccttcaaaaacgcggcacctaagctgtggaatgctctgccatcgtcactctccaccatcacctcaccaaccacgtttcgaaaaaggctgaagacccatctgtttctttcaaaacagccttaaacaaccaagaaacacttctgtctctattttttactttcctggtgttttatatatttcttcactttattttttcttcttttgtcttttttttgtgctcaatgagcattcttctgaatggatacctgcgcattacaaatagacatcatcatcatcatcatcatcatcatcatcatcatcatcatcatcatcatcaggtgTGGTATGGACCACTATAGGAAGATTAACCCCAGGTAACTGCTTCCACTTCTTCCAGTCAATATTTACAGTGATGGTGGTGTGTCATTTGTGCTGTTAACCATGATTTCActtttcttctatttcatgCTCATGTTTTTAAGTGCATCAGCTTGTGTTAATCGGGTAAATTTTTTAGGGTATTTGTTGCTTCAGATGGGTTATTTTCAAGATGATGTTAAGAGTTCTAAAGCACAGCCAGTGGCACCATAGGACAAAAAGTCCATTATGTCTGCATTTCCAGTGTGTTCCACGCTCTGGGGCCTGATGTGTAGAGGCACTCTGGTGTATGTGGCACATCAAGGTGGTGCAGCCTAATGTCAGTCCAGATGGTAGTTTGATTGCTAGCACCAAACAGATTTTGTACTGCATCTCAGGCATATTTTCACagagtaattaaaaaaaaacgggaAAAAAAAGAGTCTTGAAGTGTTCCAGGTGTTGCTGAGAAATCAATCTGATGACTAGTTTTCTAGTGTTGCTTTTTGTGTACTGGAATATTGAATAAGCACCTAGATCTTAAACTCCAGGTCAAAAAAACCACAGAGATAGTTGAATTTAAAAAGCTAAATTCCCTGTGTTGAGGCAAGCTCAATGCACTGTcctaaaagataaaaacaaatcaaagactCTTGCACATAAAAAGAGTTATGTTATtggtgccagcaactaaggctatatcacagcaaggcagacagccttgtaaacagatgccacatgcagagaaagaacaccaaGCCAGacacaagagctgaacccaggacagccaaacctcactgtattggtgacaggtgctaaccattgcCCTGCACATAAAACAAGCATCTCTACCTGTATGAACGTTCCATGAACAGATGGCATGACAGTGCATCCATCACAAGTCTTCAGAGGTACCAATATATTGTCAAGTACTTGCAGTCTGAAACAAAATTGACACAAAACCTCTAGATAAAGTTTTACTTGTTACTTAATGGTGTCAAGACTACCCACactagaaattaaaatgaaacaagatTACCTTCTGCAtatatttctataaaaatacCATCATTTCTACTTGACTAAAGTGACTAATATTTCCAACATAatttaaccctcttagcattgcataaaagtaaaagtattacaaagactggctataataactgaagactgtaaaGATGACAAAggatgatgttttgtttttttattattgctgctctgaggtaaacattagaccaagaaacctatatgcatttttggaaaggagaaagctagaactttgcaataaaactaatgaaaattGACCTCCCCATGCTTGCTTGGCAAAGCCACAAGCGTGGCTCATCATGCTATAAGGGTTAATGTTGAGACATAATATTCTTGTCTAGAACCAGTCCTCATGAATAACACTGACCTATGTAGTTCTTGTGGCCTAGatcttaataaatattaacttcATATAAATCTTCATACCTCTTATATATTTTAAGACCACATGCTGTACACAATTGTAACT contains:
- the LOC112556780 gene encoding protein BUD31 homolog; translated protein: MPKVKRSRKPPPEGWELIEPTLDELDQKMREAETEPHEGKRKVEGLWPVFRLHHQKSRYIFDLFYRRKAISRELYEYCLKENIADKNLIAKWKKQGYENLCCLRCIQTRDTNFGTNCVCRVPKAKLETGKIVECVHCGCRGCSG
- the LOC112556777 gene encoding 28 kDa heat- and acid-stable phosphoprotein-like: MPRGGGGRGKRSHKGQRRQFTEPEDLKAQAEKEERERQWRKQRGIESDEEQEGEGAADGTKEETAPPAAVAKPASGSDSSESESSEEDEGGKAKGVEHLIEVENPNRAGGKRNKKVSELGDATTTLSRREREELEKQEARRRYQQLHMAGKTDEAQADLARLAIIRKQREDAARKKDEERRAKEEAKEVAAKTKGKS